The Globicephala melas chromosome X, mGloMel1.2, whole genome shotgun sequence genome contains the following window.
AGGTGAATTCCAGCTACTTTGGCATTCTGGTAATTGAAATTTTTAAGCTGTAAATGTTAGATCATTCTTAAGACCTTCATCATTTTGCTTCCTGAACCCATCAGATACCGTATGTCATAATATTGTATTTGGTCTGAATGGAATTACAGATGCTTCAAAAATCCCTGCGATTGGCTGAAAATTAACACATCAAGGAAAATGCATAAGTAAAAACTTGCTATCTCTTCTCTCCATGACTCTGGACAAGcgtaatattaattttaatttcaatctACCCTAAAACCTTCTAAGACTCTACCTCAATTAGTGTATAGGTATGATCTATATACAAATGGTTTCACAGTTTCCTCTACATGAAAATCTGAATGTGATAAGTTagagattcatttttttaaaagacttcacttaggggcttccctggtggcacagtggttaagaatccgcctgccaatgcaagggacacgggttcgagccctggcctgggaaggtctcacatgccgcggagcaactaagcccatgcgccacaactactgagcctgagctctagagcccgcaagccacaactactgagcccacgtgccacaactactgaaacctgtgtgcctagagcccgtgctccacaacaagagaagccacaacaatgagaagcccgcacaccgcaacgaagagtagccccggctcaccgcaactagagaaagcccgcgcacagcaagagacccaacacagccaaaaataaaatataaaataaaataaataaaaattttttaaaaaaaagacttcactTAGAAGGAAGTCAGACACAATAAAGTGCATACTGTATGGTCCTATTTATATGAAGGTCAAGAAAAGGCAAAGCTAATCTCTAAGGATGGaaaacaaatcagtggttgcctgggtccagggtgatggtgggattgcacaaagggacacaggaaacactttgggatgatggaaatgctcCATGTAGATTACCACGGTGatttcatgggtgtatacatctgtcaaaactcatcaaattttaCACTTGAAATAGGTGCAGTTTATTGTACATAatgtatatatcaataaaattatttataaaagattTACCTTAGGAtcattaaaataagatttttattgaGTATTACTTATTGAAccttaaaataagatttaaaatctGATTGATTACACAGATGAAAAAGTCTACCGGTAAATTTCTTCAAAGTCAGATGTGGGTAAAAAATGATCAATAGAAAAGCTTTTTAACAGGTGAAGAGGTGATGTCAATGCATTTTAGTTAATATTAAGCATGTATACAAGATTGATATCTCTTTATTAATGTGAAATATCCCAACAGTAAAATAGATTAATTAGTTCCGATTATCCAaaatagatcttaagtgttcatTTAGAACAGTTTCCTACTCTGGCCCTTCCAAAGTAGATAGCATCAGACAGTGTGACAACATAATAGCTCATGCAAAGCTAAATTGTACATCACCTGTAGTATCAATATTTTGTATTCATTGAAGGAAAAGTGTATTTGGAATTGTTTGCCTGTACgttattttgcatttaaaaattgggttattttaaaattttgctgtgCTCAGATATTGGATAGCTGGTGGTTCTTTGGGAAATGTAATATGATAAATGAAGCATTAATTTTAAGACCTAGTGTTAAATGCTATGTACCAATTAATATGTACCCTTTATTTCCCTCTggaattttaaggaatttttttccaaTCTATGAGATGATGCTGGTGAATTCTTTTCTTAGTGGTCAATGTGAAAATGAATAGGGAAGCTCTGTCAACAACAAATCCTAGAAATAATATTGAATCCAGTTAATGCCGCCTTGTCATGTGTGCATGTGGAATCTCAAAGAGTAGCTAAAAATAGAGAAGTCAGATTgtctgaaataagacacacatgTTGTAAAACACCTTCAACTGAGTTCAAAATCATTTGTCATTTAATTAGTTGCGTTTACATGTTAGTCAAATTGTAAGTACTCTATACTGGTAATGCAGGAACCCTTGCATTTATTTAGTAGTTATCTTGACCTGTCTGCTTTGGATTGATGGTAGGAGCACCTTGTTAGAAGAGGGTTGGTCAGAATGGAGGGAGGTTGTGGGTTAGTTAGGTCAACTGAATTCCAAACGCCAGTAATGGGTTCCTTAGCGATGAACACTACTCAGGCCACGGGCCTATGTCTTAATCACCCCCTCTCCCTTATCACAGAAGGGCTCAACTACAATCGAGGGCTCCGGTTCCTGCTGTGGCTCCAGCTTGATCTCAAGCTCAGGCGCTGGGGCAAGCTCAGGCCCTGAGACCAGCTCCAGGGCAGGCTGCAAGGCAGGCTCAGGCTTGGGGAGAGGCTTGTCATCTGGCCCCAGGGTGGTATTAGGCTCAGCCTCATGGATGGAAGATGGCAGAGTTGCTTCTATTTGGATGATATCTTCATCTGGTATTGTCTCACACTCTGCACTTTGGTTTACATTTGTCATTGGTCTGCAGGAAGAAGGCCCAGGGAAGAACAAGTTAGGGTTTGACATCTCACATGGAGCCATAGGCTCTGTAGCCTCCGTGACCATAGGTCCCAATCTGTTCAGGACCTCTGTGATTTCTGATAGTCTGACTCACTGTCAGACCACGGGTCTCCATTTGGAGTGCAGAAAGGTTAGGTCTCAACAATATAATGAGAGTTCAAGAAAGACAAACCAGTGTTTAAGAGGTGAGAAAACTTATGAGGTTGAAAGGGTCTAAAGTTCTAATAAGGTCTTTGGCCAAATTCATGGCTCTGGTGCATATCTAGCACCCACTCCATctagcacaatgcttggcacTTGGTTGTGGAAGCACAGAAATGGATAAGAAATAACATTTGATAAGAAATAACAAAGTGGTCAAGAGCCTGGGCCCTCAGCACTTTTGCTTCCATGGGCCCCTTGTtccataaaataaacattaaaagttACATTTTATCACTCTTGGTAGAAGGAcaagtatattaatatattaaaacattttcttaaccCTAAAAGGATTGTCGTGGCAGTTAAATGAGTTGATAcacataaaatgcttagcacagagtCTGGTACACAGCGCTTAGTACATGATAGCCATCACCATTCTTTTATAAAAGCAGTGAGGGTGAGCAGAAAGATGCCTCTATATCTTATGCTAAAAGGAGTGCTTAGGAAGAGCTGACTGAAAGAGACAGGcctgagaaatgtctattcaagtaaAGGCAACAAAGTAAGGTCTTACTGGAGTTCTGTGGTGGGTTTagaatttctcttccttttcttccccttctcttttgCCTTGTTCCTCGCGAAGCACACCACAGAGAAGATAATGGCAGCACCTATTAGGGTACCCACCACGGCCCCGACAATGATTCCAACTTCTGGATCTGGAGGACACAAGCAGCTGGTTAGTAAAGTGGAGCATAGTGTCTGCCTCATCCACGTGCATTCGTGACCGGTGGGGAATATCCAGGGCATTCATATAGTGGGAAGGTGCCTTGTATAGGCTGAGAGCATGGAAACCCTTAGAACTCTTTCAGCTGGACTCATAGTGGGAGAAGAACGGTGACTGGCTTGACTATGTAGCCTTCCCATTCACATTTACAcacataaagagaaaagaatatgcCAACTTGGGGGAGGTGGGGTCGCTTTAGAAATGTGTtttcagacttccctggcggtccagtggttaggactctgcgcttccaccgcggggggtgtgggttcgatccctggtcggggaactaagatcctgtggcACGGCCCCCCCGAACTAAAAAATGCGGTTTGGAGAAGTAAGTCTTCACCGTGCATTTGCTTGGGCAGTGAGAGAGACACGATGGAGCTGCAATCCGGTCACCAGAGAAATGACGTCTGTTACAGGCAGGGACATTTCACCAGGCTTTCCCAAAGCATGCGTGAAGTAGTTCCCTAAAAACCTTCTCTTCCATAGATTCCATGCTCACCAAAGAGCCTCATGCATTCTGGCCACTGGGAAGGGATATGCCCATTTCCATAAACAAGCATCTGGTTTATTAGATCAGTCTATGGAAAAACTTAATGAGTGTGAAATGATCCAGCTGAGCGCCAGACCTTCAAGCACTGAGGTATTGTCCCCAAGAGACCATGTCTGGATTCCAGGTGGGCCCATCCCCATCGGCCTCCCTTCAAGCAAGGATGAATATCTTATACTCTGAGATGAAAGGCTAGTTGAGTTGCCTGATCATTCTTTTAACTTTCTATGATTAAAGGAATACATGTGCATCATTTAGAAAGTCAAACAGTTCTACTAGGcttctaacaacaacaaaaaaaatcagcagtTCCTTTCTCCACTCCTTCCCATCTCTAAGTCCCATTCACAAGAGGAATTTGCCCCCATGTTTCTATTACACTTGTTCTAATATGTTCTGCCTTTTccaaattttgtcattttctattGGCTTCCTACTCTGGAGGTTGAAGATTTAACTCTTACACCACTCCCCTCACATCCCGCCATATTCTCCTAATATAACATAAGATATCGTTAAATCAATGTTTGCAGTATTATGACCATGTAAATATTGTTCACAGCTGCAGAACATAGTATGACTCTTTCTtgtacaacattttaaaaatttccccaagGTTAATAATTGCCTCATTTGGGGATTTAtgggttttttaatgtattattactAATCCCCAAAATTTCTAGCAAAAGTCTTTTCGGTAGTTCAAACACATCAGCTAATCTATCAGTTtcttatgttgttgttgtttcctcCCTTGGAGACATCCCTTCTGGAGTCCTCCACCTTCCTCCCTGAGCGTTGACTGGTTGCCCTCCTAAGCCTGCTGCTCTGCTGTCATCCTTCAACCTCCTTTTACCCTCATcctaattttaaagaaacaggctTTGCAAGCTCCATCTCAAATAGCACTTCATTGGTAAAGCTGGCCCTGGTTCTATAATCATaattagttgttttttctttggcATCCTATAGACCCTGTGCAGACCTCTGTTATAACATTTAACAAATTTTAGTGTTTGTGCCTCTAGCTaatctgtgagctccttgagtGTAAGACATATATCTTATTAATGTCTGAATCTCCATCGCCTAGGACATTCCCTGACATACAGTAGATAGTCAATGAAGGtttgaggaagggagggatggagggaaggagggaggcaggaagtcaagaaggcaggaaggcaggaaggaagccaAATGCTAGACATCATTGAAAAGAGGATTCAAAAGGAAGCAAGGCTCAAGTACAAATCTGAGGAGTCTCTATATCTGCAATATGACTGTACCTCTAGAAAGGCAAAAAGAGATTGGGgaagatatggagaaaaacaGCAGAAATGATCAAGGGAGCAGGGACAGAATGGGACCACAAAAAAGGACACACAAAAAGATGACAtttccagccataaaaagaaacgaaattgaatcatttgtagtgaggtggatggacctagagtctgtcatacagagtgaagtaagtcagaaagagaacaacaaataccgtatgctaacacatatatatggaatctaaaaaaaaaaaaaaacaggttctgaagaacctaggggcaggacaggaataaagacgcagacgtagagaatggacctgaggatatggggagggggaagggtaagctgggacaaactgagagagtggcatggacatatatacactaccaaacgtaaaatagatagctagtgggaagcagccgcatagcacagggagatcagctcggtgctttgtgaccacctagaggggttggatagggagggtgggatagggagggtgggagggagggagacgcaagagatatgggggcatatgtatatgtatagctgattcactttgttatacagcagaaactaacacaacattgtaaagcagttatactccaataaagatgtttaaaaaatggcTGAAAGTGATACGAAAATGAAGGAGCAAACTGGAGTTGGAAAATGTCTGATTCCGgacaaataaaaggaagaaagccCAGCTTCATAGGAGAATAATAATCCAATGGAACTGGGCCCCCTGGATATGGTATATATTAAAATCACAGATTCAAAGGAAgtttgaaaaaatgaataaatgacaggatctgaaatgtaatgaaatgaTCCTTGAGAGGTGTAGCAAGGTATCCCTTGTGAGAACTTGCCCCCTAACTGGCCCAATTTGACAATCTCAGGCCCTCAAGTCTATGCTTAGTAACTAGGCACGTTTGAACTGCAAGGTTGAGGTTTAGAGGCATTGTGACTCTGCCAGTTACAAACTGAatgaccctgagcaagtcacttaccttcctgagctttagtttccttttcAGTAAAGTGAAGCTTAACAGTATATTCTGCCTCCTAGACGGAGTGATTGTAGGACTGAGCGGGATAATGCTCACAGCACGCGGCCAAGCGTCCGGCACATAGTTTGTGCTCCGCAATATTAGCTGCTCTGAATGTAGGTGCAAGTGtcgttattactattattattagagGCAGATTTCAGCAAATTAGTTAATAACTGGAAAGTTTGTGAGCTCCATGTTTGACGCAGATTGCTGTAGCTTCACCTGGATCTACCAACAGCATCACAAAGAAAATTCAGCCTCGTACTATGAATGAGGCTGTTGTTTTACTTTCTGGAGATTTCGTGAGGGTTaagcaaattaatttttgtaaacaATTTGAAGCAGCATGTGGCATATATTAAGTATTATGTAAGCATTAGATATTAGGATGGTCATCCACCATGTCAACCTATAAATAAAGCACCAAAGTCTCCAGTCAGGAAGGACTAACCAGGGATTCTAATTAATTTACTTGATTGGCAGGCCCAGCATACTTGACTTAAGGAGAAACTGTTAAAGTTATATGATCAACTCACGTGATGAAGTTAGGTCAATTTCACAGGAACTATTGCCAAGGTTGTTGATAGCGGTGCACTGGTAATAACCTTGTACAAAATTGGTGAGATTTCCAATAAACAAAATCCCGGTGGCTGGGTCTGTCAAAACCAGGAAATAGCATTTTGAAATCTCTTATGTGGGTAGAGATCATGTGAATGTAGCAGATCATTCAATGCCCACCCACTTCCTCACATTGGCCTCTCTTTCTTGAGATGTCCAGGGTCCAACTAGACCCCTGGAGACTCCCATCTGGGACGATGCCTATTTTCTCCATACCCACCACCTGCGAGCCAAAAATGGTCTTGGTTTCTAGAAGTTGGGGAGAAGACCGGAGGACAGCCATCTTGATGAGAGATTGACATTCTTTGTACATTCTCCTCCCAGAAAACTCGAAGACTGTGCTCTAAGGACAACATCCAGTCACACACACATGCTGTCGACCAAGCCCACACACCAGGCCTTGCCAGGGGCAGCAGAGGGCGATACTCACTGAAGGTTTCTTTCACTGGGACGATGTCTCTTCCTTCAAGTTTATACCAGTAGTACACCGGGGAAGGTGTTCCAAGCACAGAAAGGCAAGTAAGAGATACAGGATGGCCAGTTTCTGGTATTCCTTGGATGCTGCAAAAGGGCTTAGAAGGTTTGACTGTAAGGCAATGACAAAGAGTAAAAAATCCTGCATGACGAATGGCAGTCTGTACCAATTTTGGTCACTTCCTCACTTTCCTTTTGTAGAGTATGTatacttatttgtttttaatctttaaaaacttattttgacAGTTTTCTAGCTGTACCACCAGGTGGGAGTAGAGCACTTCAGGTACAAAGACCTTCTGTCACTGGGCCATTAATATTCTAATAGCATCCATTCTATCTGCCTGCTCCCCAGATTCATAACCATGAATTTCTGCATTGTGCCTTAAAATATGCCTTTATTACAAAACAACTAGGAACATAGTTTATACtttggaagcacagtcttaaaggaaaacagaacCCTTAAATACTTTGAGATAACTGGttacttattctttttaaaacattgttttattaatgccatatttttcctttgtgagtCATTTTTTGGCATTTATTCTTCTGGGGGTGACACAAAATAGAGGGTTTGAATTTGCCCGTGTCCCTCATCGGGAGGGGAGACCCGTTGCGGGGGAGGGGTGTGCTACAGGGCACTGAAATCTTGATTCATCCTTCATGCCACAAGCACTTACTTGAGTGCCttctgtgtgcccagcactggaCTAGGCACCAGAGATTCAAAAGTGACTCTTGACACAGTTCTGAAGTAGGGTGGGGGAGTGGTAAGAGATTAGGCTAGAGAGCAGTGAGGCCATAGATTAGGGGGCTTcgtgtttcatgtattttatacCGAGAGCAGCAGGACCACAGAAGGAATTTAAGCAGTGGAGGGATGATGATCATTCTAACGTTTTAGATGAATTGCTCTGACTCCAGGGCTTCCTGAGCCAAGAGACAGGAGGAGACAGATTCAAGCCGTATTAAGAAGTCGAGAGGGCTTGAGGACCAGCTGGATCTGTGGCATGAGGAAGAGGGTGGGCTCAGTGATTAATCCCAGGTTCCTGATTTGACAGCTGGGTACATGATCTTGCCATCCCCTGAGATAAAtacagggttagggttagggtgagggtgagggtgagggtgagggttagggtgaGTAGCAGGTTTTCGGGGAAGTagtgaggaggaggaaggggcgaTGATGAGGTCCGTTTGGGATATACTGAGTTTCATCTGCGTATGGGGAACTCCTGTGGGAAGCTGAGAATCTGATTCTCCTCACTTATCTTACTGCTCACAGCTTATTCTATCCTCAGTCTGACTTATAGACAAGGATCTGAATCGATACTTTCCAATTCACCTTCCTTAATTTGGATATAAAACACTCCAAAGGCATAGATTCTCTGCCTTCGGCTAGTTAGACCCTAAATGCTCCAGGATGCCCAGCTCTCTGGCTCTTACTTGGGAGGCAGCAGTTAAGAGCACAGCTCTGGATCCACACCGAACACTGCTCCACAACTTTACCCTAGACGTATTTAGGCAAGTAACCTAACATAGCCAAACCTCAGTtgattcatctgtaaaatgtgaacaaGAGATTACCTGGCCTCCAGCTAATCcaaatatattgtatttatataaataaaataatgtacatagTATCATACATGTGGAATTGCTGTTGGCCACAGGCAGGAATGAACTCCTGCTGCCACATTTCCGACCTTGCCACTGATAATCTTCCAATCTCAGACTCTAACCCACTGTACATGTGAGCAGGAAAACAGATGGATATAGCTATAGTTCTTTGAAAATTTCACAATCCCTTCTTGTCTTTTAACAGAAGTGTACTGATTTGTGATATTCTGTtatagtttcagatgtacagcatagcaattcagtatttttgcagattatgctccattataggttatgataatgggtataattccctgtgctatacagtatgtccttgttgcttatctattatatatataatagtttgtatctgttaatcccacacccctaatctgtccctcccccttccctcttccctctgatagccactagtttgttttctatgtctgtgagtctgttctgcatatacattcatttgtattattttttagattccacatataaatgatatccagtatttgtctttctctgttggacttatttcactaagcataatattctctaggtctttCCATTCTGCTGCAACCAGcagtattccattcttttttatggcttagtaatattccattgtgtatatgtaccatacCTTCTTAAGCCAATTGTCTGTTGTGCCATCCCTTCTTTTAAACAGGtgtcttttaattaaaagaagtatttttctgtttagctctttattctttctttttttaaataaatttatttatttatttttggctgtatggggttttcattgctgcgcgcaggctttctctagttgcagcaagcaggggctactctgcatCGCGATGCATGGGcttttcactgtggtggcttct
Protein-coding sequences here:
- the VSIG1 gene encoding LOW QUALITY PROTEIN: V-set and immunoglobulin domain-containing protein 1 (The sequence of the model RefSeq protein was modified relative to this genomic sequence to represent the inferred CDS: deleted 1 base in 1 codon) — protein: MNMDREGFEKIRLANLGVTEEASLRLSLAQESYWTLAASANLGTMVFTFWKVFLILSCLAGPVRGVQVTIPDDFVNVTVGSNVTLICTYTTTVASLDKLSIQWTFFHKESQPVSIYYSEGGQATAIGQFKDRIVGSNAPGNASITIARMQPADSGIYVCDVNNPPDFFGKNQGTLNVSVLVKPSKPFCSIQGIPETGHPVSLTCLSVLGTPSPVYYWYKLEGRDIVPVKETFNPATGILFIGNLTNFVQGYYQCTAINNLGNSSCEIDLTSSHPEVGIIVGAVVGTLIGAAIIFSVVCFARNKAKEKGKKRKRNSKPTTELQPMTNVNQSAECETIPDEDIIQIEATLPSSIHEAEPNTTLGPDDKPLPKPEPALQPALELVSGPELAPAPELEIKLEPQQEPEPSIVVEPFCDKGEGVIKT